AAATAATAACTCGCCTTTTTCAGCTCTTTCTTGTGCACCTTCCACATGATCTAAAATCCAACGAATTTTAGTTGCTGAAAAATAAGCATCCACGATCAAACCCGTTTTTTCATGAATCATTTCTCCATGTCCGTCTTCTTTTAATTGGTCGGCAATTGGTGAAGATTGACGGGATTGCCAAACGATTGCATTATAAATGGGTAAACCTGTTAATTTATCCCAGACGACCGTTGTTTCACGTTGGTTAGTAATACCGATTCCAACAATATCCGAAGGTTTCACACCCGACTCAATCAAAGCACCCGCAATCACTGATTGTACAGAATTCCAAATTTCATTCGCATTATGCTCTACCCAACCAGCTTTTGGAAAATACTGAGTAAATTCTTTTTGAGAACTACCAACATTAGTGCCTTTCTTATCAAAAATAATTGCTCGTGAACTTGTTGTTCCCTGATCGATCGCCATGATGTACTTTTGTTCTGCCATTGTAAATTCCTCCTTAAATTTAAAAGCTGAGTGGGCTCGTTTAGCCCTATCTGAAAAATAGAAAAATCCATTTGTGACGCTTTTTGTCACACATTGATTTTATCTTTTTCGAAACGAGTCCCTCTCGGACGAAACCGCTTTCTCTTTTATGAACATATAATAATACCAAATCACTTAACAAAAACGTCAGATTTTTTTTTGTTTTTAAAATAAATGAAAGTTTTTTACTAAAAACTTGAGATAAAGCTGAAAAAAGACTTAAAATAATGCTCTAAGCACTCATAAAAAGTCTTTTTTCCAAAAAATCCATTTATTTTTCTTGTTTGTTTCCATGAAGCGCTCTAATTTTCATTCTGATTTGATTGATATCATAAGTCGAACCCAATTCAGACAATACATACACTTCTTTAACGGATCGATAAATGGACGGATTCATCACATTTGTCACAATAAGATCATATGTATGCTTTGAATCGTAGGGTTCGATCGTCAAGCCATTGAGATTCTTTAAACTTAAAACTAACACTTGGGTCATCACTTCTTTATACAATCGATCCATTTCCAAATGAATCCCAATTCTTGTCTCTCCAACAATTTCAAAATCAATAATCGCCAATACACTCAAATACTTTACTAGAGACCACTCATGCAAACTATTTCCCTTACTGTAACTTTCATCAAAATACTCCAAACTCTTCGTCAAAAGAACCTGAGAAAAATCTGCTAATTGGTGACTGGAGAGCTGTTGCTCTTTTTGCCAAATATTTTCTCGGTCAAATAACTCCAATTCCCCTTTAAAAAAATACAAGCGACTATGGATCTGAGAAAAATAATAAAAAATCTTTTTTTCTAACGCAGGAAAAAATTTCTTCGGACGATAATATAAAATCACATGCTCTAATACAAAAGTATCCGCCAATGATGTTGGCGTTCTACGTCCTCGAATCAAGCTATACCGATCAAAATCTGACTCAGTTAAAACAGACATGCTCATAAGAAAAATAAAATGTAACATACTTTCTTCTTCATCGATTTCTAAGGGATAGCGACTAAAAAAACGTAAAACAAAAGAGCGCACTGTTTTATAAAAAGGATCTTGCTCATAAATTTTGCTTTTTTGATGTAGATCTTTATACATTTTTGGTTGAACAATGATTCGTTTTTTACTAATGGTCAGCCATAAACTTAACTTTAACTTGCTGTGCTCTTCAAAAGTAAGCGACAATCCCTTTTCAAGCCCTTCAATAATACGTAGATTTTGAATCGTCAGTGTTTTTTTCTGATGCACTTCATACGGTGTTAAAAACCAATACATCTGGAAATAAAAATAGCGAATTTGCAGCTCCTCTCCTTTTAGCTGACCATTGCGGATTTTAAGTTCAAATTCATGTAACAACTGATTCAATTCTTTAATTTTCCGAAACAAAGATGATTCACTGATGACAAACTTAGTCGTTAACTGAGCAATTGTAAACTCCCGATTTTGAAACAAATAATCGATTACCTGAAATTTTATCGAGGCACGCACATAATCTTCTAGCACTTTGCTAATTGAAAAGTGATCTGACATATGGATTGCTACCCACTGACCGTCATAAAACAACGAGCACTCCTTCTCATATGGTTTTAAATAATAACTTAATCCTTTTAAATCACTCTCAAACGAAGCCTTTGAGACACCTAAATAGGCTAATAAATCACTGTCTTCAATCCGACCGCCAGCTAGAATCACTTTTTTTAAAATACTCACTTCCCGCGCTTCTTTTTTATCCAGTAACTCTTCAATTTTCATTTGCTTCACTCCACAATCCTTCAAACCCTAATTGATTTGTGATATCCAAAATTGTTGAAAAATACGGATGATATAAATAATCTTTCTGATATAATTCTTCTAATGTTTGCCCCATTTGAATACTTAAGGCAAGTGTATTGATTTTTTCTAAAATATTCGCTTTGGAAACCAATTGTGCACCTAAGATTCGATGGCTTTCTTTTTCAAAAATAATTTTTCCATAAATTATCTCACCACCTAAAAAGAGGGCACTTTTTTGTTCCACATGAGAAACACCGATCGGTTGATCATAAAATAGTCCCTCAGCCTCAGTCAACCCCGTACTTGCTACATAATAATCGACAAGCTTGGTACCAATCGTTCGAATTGCCCCAACAAACGGTGTTGTATTTTCCACAAGGTTTTGCGCCACCACAAGACCTGTTCGAACAGCATTATTCACTAAAGGAATATAAAAAGATTCGTTAGATAAACTGTAAGGTACTTGAATACAATCACCAATTGCAAAAATATTCGCCTGTGATGTTTGTAAATACTCATTCACATAAACCGTTCGATCAGTATGTACTTGGATATGCTCGTCTAGATAGGCTAAATCCGGTCGAACATTCATAGCAAACACAGCACTATCACAGTCTAGCTTAGTCATTTTACTTTCAATTCTTAGTCCTTGATCGCTATCAACAATCTTTTCGACGGTCTCTTCAAAGTGAAAAATAATCCCTTTTAGCGCCATTTCCTCTTGGACAGGCCGGATCATTTCCCGATCAAAATACTTAAATAATAAATAATCCATTTGCTCGAAAAGATGAACCTCTTTGCCTTGTTTTAACAGCATATCTGCTGCCTCAGCCCCTATCTGACCACCACCGATCAAGGCCACTTTTTGGCTATTTTTGAGTTGTTCGATTGCTTTTAAAACGCCAGGTAAAAATTTATATTTTAACACTTTCTCCGAATCACTACCTAAAATTTTTTGAGACCACTGACTTGCGCCGGTAGCTAAAATCAATTTATCGAATGAAATACAAAAGTCCTCCGCTTGTTTTTCATATATTACCATCTGTCGCTTTGAATCTATCTTAACGACTGTTGCAGCTAATAATAATTGAATAGTGCACTTTTTTAATTGTTGCTCTGAAATAAATTGTGCTTCTTCGATTGGGCCAATCGTTTTATTGAAATAAAGATTGATTCCGCCTGGTAAATAGCCGATTGTCGATTGTTTCTCAATTAAATGAATTTCCGCTGCAGGATGTTTTTTTCTTATTGCCAAAGCCGCTGACACCCCAGCAAAAGAAGCCCCGATAATCACAACTTTCATAATTAAGCCTTCTTTCCAATTATATAAAACGTTTTCTTCAAGAATAGCATAATCAATAAGGAAATTCATCCTTTCGCCTTTTCAAAAAAAATAGACTCATCTAACTAAGTCTGATCAACTTAGGATGAAATCTATTTTCCAACTTTATTTACTTTTCATAAATGCTTGAATTGCTTCAGCATTTTTTTGCTCGTCGATTTCAAGAACACTTCCTGATTCCGTATTATCATTAAAGTCCCAAGAGCCTTGTACAGGAACTGAAAGTGATTCTAATGATTTGACTTTGCCTGACAAGAAATCTTTTGCTAAATCAATCAGTAAGCTCGTAGGTACATTCGTATCGATTTTTCCTACTAGTTTTCCGGCAACTTGAGGTAATTCCCAGATTGGGATCAAATCTTTCGACTGATTGATCAATGCGTCCATCACTTGTTGCTGACGTCTGATACGACCAAAATCACCCTCTTCATCCATTCTGAAACGAGCATATTGCAATAGGCTATTTCCATGAAGCGTTTGTTTTCCCTTAGTAATATCCACACCATCTAAATTGATATCTTTTTCAGCATCAATTGTTACACCTTTTGGATAGAGTTCGTCGATGATTGCACTAAATTCTTTAAAATCCATGACTAGATAATAATTAATCGGTAACCCAAAGCTTGTATTTAACACTTCTTTTGTCAATTGTGCGCCACCGTAAGCATAAGCCGCATTTATCTTGTCTAAACCATAATTAGGAATCGTTACGTAACTATCTCGCATAATAGAAATCAATCTAGGCTGCTTCATTTTCCCATCATAATGAGCCACCATCAATGTATCCGAACGACCTTGATCTTCATCATCGTCTCTAGAATCATTCCCGATGACCATCACCGTTAATTCTTTGTCACTCGTTTGTTCATCTCCAGTAAAATTTTGATTTTTATTAGACAATTGTGACTCACTTTTTTCTTTTGCTTGTTGAAATGAGATTGCCGCATAGCACCCAATACTAACTACCACAAGAAGAATCGATAACAGGGTAATAGTAATTATTTTTGACGATTTTTTCATTGTGAATTCCTTTCCAAAACGCAAATGTATACTTGTACAAGAAAATCCCTTCACCAAGATGACTCAGCGAAGGGATTAGATTACTGGGTATCAGAACTGTGATAACTATCACTTGTTTTCGACTTACCTAGTTCTTCTCTTCGTTGAGTTTTAGCACTATATAACGTAAAAAGCGTCTGCTTTTAGCTACTTTGAAAACCGCCTTAATTCGACGATTTTTGTCCTACCCGTGCCTGTCTTTCGACATTTCTGAGCAGTAGCCTGTGTTTATATAGGAGCCTCACCTAACAAGTATTTAATTCATTTTACACTATAAGCAATAAGCATAATAAAGTCAAATTAAATTTTGCCTAAATTGCGCTAGATAAAAAACAGATTATTAAAAGAATTATCATTATATTCGCATTACTGGATGAAATTAGACAATTAAATGGGTATGGTAATCTTTAGTATTTCTTAAATAAACAAGTTGTTTATACATCTTCTACTAGCATTAAAAACTTTAGATGGACTTTTTTTAGCATATCTGTTTCAATGTGTAGAAGACCAAATAGTTGGAGGAGGTATTTATGAAAAATTTTTTAGAAATTCAACAAGAATTCTTTTTTAATTTTCTAATCGATCGTATTGATAATTTTTTATTGGATCATTCTGATGAAACATTTTATGCGTTTGCTTTAGATTGCACTATTTACCAAGAAGGTGAAATCAACCTTTGCTTGAATACCACAGAGCGCTGGGAAGAGACTACAAACTACTACGCTGACAAAGGCTACAAAGAACAACAATTAGCTGAAATGAAGTATCATTCGAAAGATTGGGACGAGGAGCAACGTTTTGCTTCAATCCATTTATTTGATGATTGGGTTGAAGAAGACGAAGACATCCAGACCACTCTTGACTGGCTTTGTGAACAACTCGTTCTTTTTACAACCAGTGAAACCTTTCAGCGAATTCCAAAAACAGAGGCATTTAAGTTGTTCGTTTACGATCACAATGAAGAACCCTCTGATTCAGAAGAACGTTTTGAAAAAATAACGACTTCTGAGCTTTTTCAACTATAATAAAAAAGAGTGTCCTGATTCTTTTGTCATACACCATAATGAATCAGATATTTATTTTCATCGATTGCTTTAAGAAGCAACTTAGACAATTCCGTTATATAAAATTGGTCATAGTTTTTCTTATCTTTTATAATCACATCATAAAAAGCAGGCACGGATGCTGGTGAAATTATCGTTATTCCCCAGCGATCCAGTCCTCTCTCTTTTTGGTTGGATACGCAAAAATAGGTTTCAATTAATGACAAATCAGCCCACTATCGGTTAATTGCATCATCAGGGATTTTGATACAGTGATACTTCTCTGGTTCATATTTATGGTACATGTTCTTTTTATCAAATGCTTCAATAATACCAAATTCTGCATAAGGTCCCATACCATTCCACCTTAAATAAAGCTAAATGAAACCTCATCCAACACAAAAATAGTTGTAAGAATTTCATTTACTTTTTTTACTAGCACTTTATTATCAATTATTTGATCTTTTGTTTCAAGCTTTGTTTGAGCAGTTGAATAAATCAAATAGTCATATTCTTCTTTGAGTCTAATTTGATGATTATCTTTTTTATATAAAATATAATCATCTAAAACATCAGATTCATATTCACGTTTAAATCCATTTTTTAAGACAATCGCCGTAACTAATGTATTAACGTTCAACTCATCTAATGGAATGGCTTGTTCATCATACGTTAATGTATAGCTCACATCTTCGATGATTCCACATGCATTACACCCTCCATCTAATAAGTTGACCTTTTTCGCAATTTTTACTGCTTTCATGCTTACAAATCCTTTCCAAACATCTAGTTCATTCACTTTATTATATCAAATATTATCCTAAAATAAGATAGAAAAATAAACATAACTGTACTACATAACATATAAATATAATTAAAATATATTTAAAATTATTAGAAATCACTAATATGTATTTACTTTATATTTTTTTCAGATAATAATATAGGCAAGCTACTATTTATAAAACAGTAGTAAATAAGAGGAGGAATTTTTTATGAAATTTTTTAAAGGTATGATGGTTGCAGTTTTAACAATTAGTTTATGTTCGGCAAGTTTAGGAATGGTATCAAGCCATGCAAACGCAGCAACAGTCGTAGAATCAAATTACAACAAGACAGTCACTTTATTCAATAAAGCAGATATCTTAGCACACACAGGGTTATCATTAACAAGTTCAAATGTATCATCTGTTTACAATGAATTAGCGAAAACAAGTACATGGGAAGCTGCTGGATACAGTAAATCACAAGCGACTGTGATCGCCAGAGATTTCAGTAAAAATTACTACAAATCAGTAAGTTTACTACAAAAAATGACGTATCAAAAAGATTTACATCTTAAAGTTATCCTAATTACTAAAGGATATGTAAAAGCAGAATTCGGTTTACAATCATACTATGTGCCAGAAACTGAAGCACCTGAGGTTGAAGTTCCTGAAGTGGAAGTGCCAGAAGTAGAAGTACCTGAAGTAGAGACACCAGAAACTGAGACTCCTGAAGTGGAAGTACCTGCTGAAAAATCAGACTTAAAAAAATTAGAAGTACAAGTAAATTACACAAATGGTACACAAGTACAATTCCAATATCAAGTGAATGCAAATGGAACTATCAAAGCACAATACCAAGACAAATCAAATAAAGTACAATTACAAGGTAGTGCTGCTGAAGAAAAAATTGAAGGAATCATCGCTGGTCTAAACCTAAAAAATGGTAGTGAAAAAGAAATTACTTCACACATTTTAAACAAACTTGGTAAAGGATCAAGCTACAAACAATTCCAATTCCAAGGACAATTTACTGATAACTCACAAGTTAAATTTAAATTGAAATAAACAATCATCTATGCAAATAGGCGTGCAACCAAAGAACTTCTTCTTTATTGGTGCACGCCTAAAATCTTATACGTATCTAGTTCACTCTAAAAAGTCAAAAAGCTATTTTTGATTTCTTCATTTTTCTGGTTTTATGTGACCATTCTTACTACAGTTCCCTTTCAAACCACTCAGCTACAACATCCATCATCTCACCTTTAACCAGATGTCCTTCCTCCATTCCCGTCATAAACTGGCTATTTTCCGCAAATGGCTTATCTTTAATTCCTTCATAAAAATCAGACACATCACTATAAGGTATTTTGGGATCTTCTGTTCCATGCCAAAACAATACAGGACGTTTTGCTATTTTTTCAGGCTGTTTAGATAAATCGTAATGTGCCACCCAGCTTAATAATAATGGTAAATCCTTTGGCACAAAAATATCCATTTCAGCCGCACGTGTCATTACTCGATCAATATAACGCAATGGAGATGGTGTTCCCATCATACAAACGGCTGCTTTGATCTCAGGGTGTTGCGTTAACAATGCACAGGTTGTAATACCTCCCATCGACACACCACCAACACCAATCTTGTCCTCCATAATCAAACCTTGTTTATCAAAATGTCGAACTAATTGAGAAAATTCAATAATATTATATTGAATACTAGACCAAAATGTCACAGAGGGAATTGGCGACACCCCACCCGTTTTTCGCTCACCGTGATTCATTGCATCTGGTAAAATGACTCTTATGCCTTTTTTAGCCAGTTTTCTTGCTTGAGTCAATGACAACTCTTTAGCCGTTTGCCAACCATGGTAATAAATCACTAGAGGCAAAGAGTTATTTTTATCCTGCTCAGAAACGACTTCTAATACTGGAATTTCTTTAATCAAACGGTGTCGAACACTTATTTTCATTTTAGGATCTCCTTAATAAACTATTCTTATTGGCTTTATTATACACATTAAGGAGTATACATCACTTTTTTTGCTCAACTCTACAATAAAATACTATCTAAAAAAATTTTCTCCTACGTTTCCTTTTTACAATAACTCTTAGACGTAAAATCGACAGAATCATGGCTAATACAAGCAAAATATTAACTGCTATTGTTCGAAGTAACAACCCAAAAGATGCCTTATATCGCTTTTGTTTTTGAATATATTCGACTACGTCTTGTGTATTTGCTGATGTTTCTGGATAACTAATTCCTGAATGTAAGATATCGTAGGCATCAGCATAATTTCCCAGACCATCCGTCACTCTAAGATACATTTTTCCCACTTGTCCATCCCTAGTCAATTTCATATTGAATCGACCTTTTTTATCAGCAACCGCTTCTTGATAATGATACTCTTCATTGTCTGTATAAAATAATTCGACTTGAAACGTATTTTTTTGCTTCGGCATGTTTATTTTTCCAGATATACGGGCATTCTCTTTGTCATAATTTATTTCTGAAAAAAATATAGTAGGTCGATCACTGCTGACTAAATAAGGTACATTTTTATAGTGATAGATCACACCCTCTTCAGATGTAAAACATAAATCAGTGGAATAAATACCGATTTTATCTGTTTTTACAGGTCTATTTTCATAGTACATATCTTTGATTTTAATGTTGTCTCGATAGTAAATAGTTTCGATAAACCCACTATAGTTATTGACTGGACCGTTTAATACAAAATTCGCAAAAAACATATACGGACTATTCTCAAAAGGAAAAGTTAGATAAATCTCCTCTTTTATCTTTTTTTTCTTTGTAGTACTGCCATTTAAAACTTGTTTACGAGTAAAATGTCTCGTTAAATCACTTTCAGAATCAAACTTCGATTTCAATAAATTTTCTTTTCCTTCACTAGCGTAACACATAGCAGGAAAAAGAATGACTATTAAACTAAAAAACAACACAAACTTTTTCATAAAATAAACTCCCTTAAAACTCCTCACGACAACAAAACGATATACAATAAACAAAAAGAAATAGGTTTTATTTTCTTAATATTTAACATTCAAACTTTAACAACCACTTCAAACTATTATTCATATAATTTTAAAACTATTTTCTGAGCTCATTAATCACTATTTTTGCAATATATGTATTAAAAATAAAAAAGCTCAAAACCCTTACTCTTAAGGATTTTGCGCTTTTATCAAAATTATTATTTTGTTTCACGGTGTAAAGTAACTTTTCTTTCACGTGGGCAATATTTTTGTTTTTCCAAACGATCAGGATTGTTACGTTTATTTTTGCTTGTAAGGTAGTTACGCTCTTTACAAGAAGTGCATTCTAAAGTGATGTTTACGCGCATGTGTTTTCCCTCCTATATCTGATTTCGTATTTTCTAAGATATTTCTTAGCCTCAAATATCATATCATGTTTGTTCATGAATTTCTACCCTTTTACTGAAATTTGTAAAGGAAAACTACTTTACAAATTTTATTGTTGCTTATAATCTGCATAAGCATCTACGATGGCTTTAGCCATCAGTTGGTTTGGTCTGGTACTTTCACTTGTCAAGTGAGGTAAGATCACGCTAACAGCAATTTCAGGATCATTATAAGGGGCATAAGCAACCACGTTACTATTGACTGTAGTATGTTCACCAACATTTGTTTCCGCTGTACCAGTTTTTGCTGCCATATCCAATTTTGCGCCTTGCATATATTGCCCTGTGGTAAAGGCACCAGCACCGTGCACAACATCATAAAACCCTTGTTTAATGATATCCATTTGACCTGGACTAATATCTACTTTGTTCAACTCTTTTGGTGTAATTTCTTCTTTTAAATCACCAATTGTGCCATCTGGATTATTATTATAAATACCTTGAACCAAATGAGGCGCAAGTCGAGTTCCGCCATTTGCAACTGTAGCAGCATACTGAGCTAATTGCATTGCAGTATACGTATCATATTGCCCGAACGACAAATCGAGTAAATGCCCTGGCATTGGAGCAAACTCAGGGTCATCAAATGCAGTATTTGATAGTCCTGTAGACTCACCTGGTAAATCAATCCCAGTCGATACACCCATACCATATTCACCAAATGTTTTACGTAACACATCAAATAACGTTGAGTCTCCGGTTTCATAAGGTAACTTCATATTGTATTGGTAATCAGTTTTCATCATTTTCAAGACCAATTTCATCATGTAAACATTGGATGAATATTCTAGGGCTTGCTCTGCACTAAGAGACATTGGAACACCAGGATACTTATTAAATACAGAAGCTTTTGGGTCACTTCCAAAAATCTTAATCGGTTCATCGATCAACACATCATTACCAGAAATCACACCTTGTTCATAACCTGCTGAAATAGTTGCTCCTTTGACTACTGAACCAGGTTCAAACGCTTTGTTGATTGTAGCTAAAGGATTAGACGTTAACTCGTTAGTTGCAAGATCTCGATCTAAAGCAACCATCGCCATCACAGCGCCTGTCTTAGGGTTCATAACGACTACATAGGCGCCATCTGAGTAGTTCGCATTTCCTGTCGCTAACAACTGTTGATATTGCGCTCGAACAACTTCTTCAATTTTTGCTTGAAACCCTAAATCAATGGTCAATTTTAGGTTAGAACCTTTCTGACCTTCTGATATTGGCTTTTGCGTAACAATTTTCCCGTTACTGTCCAAAGTTACTTCTGATATAGCTTTTTTCCCTTGAAGAATATCTTCGTATTGTTTTTCTAAGTAACTCGTTCCTACACGGTCATTTCGTTCGTAACCTTTTGCTAGATACTCATCTGCTTCTTCAGCGGGTAATCCTGCTTTTTCTGAGGAAACTTTTCCTAAAATACTTTTTAGAGCCATGTCTTGTGGATATTCACGATCCCAATCCATTCCTGTGGACACACCAGAAATTTCCGAAGTGTGCTCGCCGATTATAGCAATTTCATCTTGAGTGACATCCTCATTTTTAATAAAAGCAGTATTCAGCTCAGATACAGCATTCATTCGTTTAAAAATTGTTGCTGCTTGCATCGTACGTTCATCAAAATTGATTTCTTCTGGTTTTACTTTTTCCACAGTCAGCACATATAATGTTCCTTGATCTGTGATTTTATTCCCTTTTTCATCTAACATATCCTTATCTGTCAAACGTTTTTGAGCAGCTTTTAAATTATCAGGATTCGCTAACCAAAAATCTTTTTTATCTCGTTCAGTTAATTCATCAGCGGGTACATGAATCAGATCGTTTACCTTATAAGCAATATCTAATAAATCTTCCGTTTGAACTTTTTTTCCTCGGGTATAAGTGATCGCCAGATTTGATTTATTTCCGACTAATAAATTACCAGCAGCATCATAGATTTGTCCCCGTGGTGCATTGCTTTTGATTTTCAATGTCGAATTTTCATCTACTTTTTGAGCAAATTGTTGTCCTTCTGCAATCTGTAAATAACCCAATCTTACGATCAAAGCGACAAACAAACCAAATATAACAAAAAACAGCAAATTCAATCGAAATGGAATATGGGATTTTTTGCTATTTTGTGTCATTGGTTCTACGTTTTCTTTTTTTAATTTATCTAAAAAGCTCATTTTTTTCATTTATCCTAGTCCTTCCTTATAAGAAAAGTCTTGCTTCTCTATTGTAACTAAAAAATGCAAAAAAAAATAGAGGGAATCCTCCTACTAAGAAAATATTTAATGTTTAAAGATCTGGAAAATCACTCAAAGAGCTTCTTTCCAGACCTTTAAACATAATTAGGTGATAAATGTACCTTTTTACTACTTATTTCCGGCTATAATTTGATACATCAGCGACCATGCTCTCTACAAAGATATTTAGATCGATTACGTCTGTTTCTTTACTTCCATAGCGACGAATATTCACTGTTGCTTCATCCATCTCTTTATCTCCTACAACAATTTGATACGGAATTTTTTGTGTTTGAGACGCACGGATCTTATAACCCATTTTTTCATTACGATCATCTACTTCGATCCGTAAGCCTTGTTCTTGCAGACGTTTTTTGACTTCATAGGCATAATCGGCATGAGCTTCAACAGAAACAGGAATAATTGTTGCTTGAATTGGCGCCAACCATGTCGGGAAAGCTCCTTTGTACACTTCAGTTAAGTAAGCAACAAAACGTTCCATAGTTGAAACGATTCCGCGATGGATAACGACTGGGCGATGATTATTTTCTCCGTCTTCCCCTACATAAGTTAAATCAAAACGTTCCGGTAATAAGAAATCTAATTGAATAGTTGATAATGTTTCTTCCATCCCTAAAGCTGTTTTTACTTGAACATCTAGTTTAGGACCATAAAAGGCTGCTTCACCTTCTGCTTCAAAATAATCTAGTTCCATTTCATCCATTGCAGCTTTTAACATCTCTTGCGCTTTTTCCCACATTGCATCATCATCAAAGTATTTATCTGTATTATTCGGATCACGATAGCTTAAGCGGAAACGATAATCATCGATATTAAAATCTTTGTAAACGGCAACCATTAACTCTAATGTACGTTTAAATTCTTCTTTGATTTGATCTGGACGAACAAATGTATGGCCGTCATTCAAGGTCATTTCACGCACACGTTGTAAACCAGATAA
The DNA window shown above is from Enterococcus sp. 4G2_DIV0659 and carries:
- a CDS encoding penicillin-binding transpeptidase domain-containing protein, with product MKKMSFLDKLKKENVEPMTQNSKKSHIPFRLNLLFFVIFGLFVALIVRLGYLQIAEGQQFAQKVDENSTLKIKSNAPRGQIYDAAGNLLVGNKSNLAITYTRGKKVQTEDLLDIAYKVNDLIHVPADELTERDKKDFWLANPDNLKAAQKRLTDKDMLDEKGNKITDQGTLYVLTVEKVKPEEINFDERTMQAATIFKRMNAVSELNTAFIKNEDVTQDEIAIIGEHTSEISGVSTGMDWDREYPQDMALKSILGKVSSEKAGLPAEEADEYLAKGYERNDRVGTSYLEKQYEDILQGKKAISEVTLDSNGKIVTQKPISEGQKGSNLKLTIDLGFQAKIEEVVRAQYQQLLATGNANYSDGAYVVVMNPKTGAVMAMVALDRDLATNELTSNPLATINKAFEPGSVVKGATISAGYEQGVISGNDVLIDEPIKIFGSDPKASVFNKYPGVPMSLSAEQALEYSSNVYMMKLVLKMMKTDYQYNMKLPYETGDSTLFDVLRKTFGEYGMGVSTGIDLPGESTGLSNTAFDDPEFAPMPGHLLDLSFGQYDTYTAMQLAQYAATVANGGTRLAPHLVQGIYNNNPDGTIGDLKEEITPKELNKVDISPGQMDIIKQGFYDVVHGAGAFTTGQYMQGAKLDMAAKTGTAETNVGEHTTVNSNVVAYAPYNDPEIAVSVILPHLTSESTRPNQLMAKAIVDAYADYKQQ